In one window of Frigoriglobus tundricola DNA:
- a CDS encoding glycosyltransferase family 4 protein — translation MHLGRREKVPFPASYNGFTLIRTHGRVYALPPGTQVQRIMTTAGLLDRHPAVLSAATLEGVQRLVDACDARAHVPEVVGRAEGYDLVRHRGTYYAVPQSAGDLDLDVPEDRQHAGVISGNSPDDLERIVRANATGAPVEFAGWLPIFAVSGNCGAHPQFKHTVSPPAGYRFTRSAPIENRAPRPVRGFGAIKAACGALGRTLARAARTAVLAARVPLTFVQPRPGVTVATRVRVFAAFVRMAAMLLWRGCRPGAVFRFLQTRHLQSQLLLGRQELVFLTSMPYTFGQNPWVIEIEDPTTLFYPLVQNGYTASQSLADSPYYPVIKAVLEADHCKAILTHMRSTAELIPALFESEAISKKVIYAPLGVRLPDRWQRHEPRADDEPIDLLFINSWCQVPENFYVRGGLDVLEAFAVLRERYPHVRLTMRTALPTLSEYYHRVLEGGRIRVVNRYLSDAEMADLHATSHVFLLPAARVHIVSLLQAMSYGLPVVGSDGWGMEEYLDHEQNGLVVRGRHGTASWADPEAGMLRENYEVMCTPDPEVVAGIVEAVSRLVEDPALRRRLGRTARATVRDRYNLEGWNRGLQAALDRAGTRGPARLVCLPEAASEPRPERESAPASRVG, via the coding sequence ATGCACTTGGGCCGTCGAGAGAAAGTTCCGTTTCCGGCGTCGTACAACGGGTTCACCCTGATCCGCACCCACGGGCGCGTGTACGCGCTGCCGCCGGGCACCCAGGTCCAGCGCATCATGACCACGGCGGGGCTCCTGGACCGGCACCCGGCCGTCCTGTCCGCGGCCACCCTGGAAGGTGTTCAGCGACTCGTTGACGCTTGTGACGCCCGCGCCCACGTCCCCGAGGTCGTCGGGCGCGCCGAGGGCTACGACCTCGTCCGCCACCGCGGCACCTACTATGCGGTGCCCCAATCGGCGGGCGATCTCGACCTGGACGTGCCGGAGGACCGCCAGCACGCAGGAGTCATTTCCGGTAACAGTCCGGACGACCTGGAACGGATCGTTCGGGCCAACGCGACCGGCGCGCCGGTGGAGTTCGCCGGCTGGTTGCCGATCTTCGCGGTCTCTGGCAACTGCGGCGCGCACCCGCAGTTCAAGCACACGGTGAGCCCGCCCGCGGGCTACCGGTTCACCCGCTCCGCGCCGATCGAGAACCGGGCGCCGCGCCCGGTCCGGGGCTTCGGCGCGATCAAGGCGGCGTGCGGCGCGCTGGGGCGCACGCTCGCACGGGCCGCGCGGACCGCGGTTCTCGCGGCCCGGGTGCCGCTCACGTTCGTCCAGCCGCGCCCGGGCGTCACGGTCGCGACCCGCGTGCGGGTGTTCGCGGCGTTCGTTCGGATGGCAGCGATGCTCCTGTGGCGCGGGTGCCGCCCGGGGGCCGTGTTCCGGTTCCTCCAGACGCGCCACCTCCAGTCGCAGTTGCTCCTCGGTCGCCAGGAGCTGGTGTTCCTGACGAGCATGCCGTACACGTTCGGGCAGAACCCGTGGGTCATCGAGATCGAGGACCCCACGACCCTGTTCTACCCGCTCGTCCAGAACGGGTACACCGCCTCGCAGTCGCTCGCCGACTCGCCGTACTACCCCGTGATCAAGGCGGTTCTCGAGGCGGACCACTGCAAGGCGATCCTGACGCACATGCGCTCGACGGCGGAGCTGATCCCGGCGCTCTTCGAGAGCGAGGCGATCAGCAAGAAAGTGATTTACGCCCCCCTCGGCGTCCGGCTCCCCGACCGCTGGCAGCGCCACGAGCCGCGGGCCGATGACGAGCCGATCGACCTGCTGTTCATTAACTCGTGGTGCCAGGTTCCGGAAAACTTCTACGTCCGCGGCGGCCTGGACGTGCTGGAGGCGTTCGCCGTCCTGCGCGAGCGCTACCCGCACGTGCGGCTGACCATGCGCACGGCGCTGCCGACCCTCAGCGAGTACTACCACCGCGTTCTGGAAGGCGGCCGGATCCGCGTCGTGAACCGGTACCTCTCGGACGCGGAAATGGCGGACCTGCACGCCACTAGCCACGTCTTCTTGCTCCCCGCCGCACGGGTCCACATCGTCTCGCTGCTCCAGGCGATGTCCTACGGGCTGCCGGTCGTCGGCTCCGACGGCTGGGGGATGGAGGAGTACCTGGACCACGAACAGAACGGGCTGGTGGTCCGCGGCCGGCACGGCACGGCCTCGTGGGCGGACCCGGAGGCGGGGATGCTGCGGGAGAATTACGAGGTCATGTGTACGCCCGACCCCGAGGTGGTCGCGGGGATCGTCGAAGCCGTCTCGCGCCTGGTGGAAGACCCGGCCCTGCGCCGGCGGCTCGGCCGGACGGCGCGGGCCACCGTCCGGGACCGGTACAACCTGGAGGGGTGGAACCGCGGCCTCCAGGCGGCCCTGGACCGGGCCGGCACGCGCGGGCCGGCGCGGCTCGTGTGCTTGCCCGAAGCCGCTTCCGAGCCGCGGCCCGAGCGCGAATCGGCGCCGGCGAGCCGGGTGGGATGA
- a CDS encoding sulfotransferase domain-containing protein, with protein MIYLHANPDPHALFRHRRPEFLVISPPKTGSTWLAANFRHHPQLFVPEVKEVKYFSSLYKWLDFEWYCDHFVAAGDRRAGDASPSYAALPLAGIRAIRQLLPNVKLVFLMRDPVARAWSHAKHNHLFQEANFAGAEPGAEASPDEWRANFVHDWPLVGGDYLGQLRRWASVFPHEQLYVGFYESIARRPEALLRDVFRFLGVDPDIDLSGFPVRERILAGPAGELPADLAPHLRGILRGRTEELVDFLAAQFGLSAPPEWQATLAGPVHAPPDLPAFRMAADDGHLNRVLQMEEEFATGYRIVLTNYRGYDVAFYRSALYGVKMARGAVSLVMNEHTRAQCLAEGTCLVAATLPEMKERIDARLADEAAARARAVEEELRATREDLRVTREELHATRDLSARLAAELAELRAVVHRGSLARRALRAIRHPVRPTKRLARALLAAVAATGPDGKWG; from the coding sequence GTGATTTACCTCCACGCGAACCCGGACCCGCACGCCCTCTTTCGTCACCGCCGGCCGGAATTTCTCGTCATTTCTCCGCCCAAGACGGGATCGACTTGGCTGGCGGCGAACTTCCGGCACCACCCCCAACTGTTCGTGCCGGAGGTGAAGGAGGTCAAGTACTTCAGTTCGCTCTACAAGTGGCTGGACTTCGAATGGTACTGCGATCACTTCGTCGCCGCCGGGGACCGGCGGGCCGGTGACGCGTCCCCATCGTACGCCGCGCTCCCGCTGGCCGGCATCCGGGCCATTCGGCAACTGCTGCCGAACGTCAAGCTGGTGTTTCTGATGCGCGACCCGGTCGCGCGGGCGTGGTCGCACGCCAAGCACAATCACCTGTTCCAGGAAGCCAACTTCGCCGGCGCGGAGCCCGGTGCCGAAGCGAGTCCCGACGAGTGGCGGGCGAACTTCGTCCACGACTGGCCGCTCGTCGGCGGCGACTACCTGGGCCAGCTCCGCCGGTGGGCGTCGGTGTTCCCGCACGAGCAGCTCTACGTCGGCTTCTACGAATCGATCGCCCGCCGCCCGGAGGCGCTGCTGCGCGACGTGTTCCGGTTCCTCGGCGTCGATCCGGACATCGACCTGTCCGGGTTCCCGGTCCGCGAGCGCATCCTCGCCGGCCCCGCCGGCGAGCTGCCGGCCGATCTCGCGCCGCACCTGCGCGGGATTCTCCGGGGCCGAACGGAAGAGTTAGTGGACTTTCTGGCTGCCCAGTTCGGCCTGAGCGCTCCTCCCGAGTGGCAAGCGACCCTGGCCGGACCGGTCCACGCCCCGCCCGACCTGCCGGCGTTCCGAATGGCCGCCGACGACGGTCACCTGAACCGTGTCCTCCAGATGGAAGAGGAGTTTGCGACGGGCTACCGAATCGTCCTCACGAACTACCGCGGGTACGACGTCGCGTTCTATCGGAGCGCCTTGTACGGCGTGAAGATGGCCCGGGGGGCCGTTTCGCTCGTCATGAACGAGCACACCCGGGCGCAGTGCCTCGCCGAGGGGACGTGTCTCGTCGCCGCGACCCTGCCCGAGATGAAAGAGCGGATCGACGCCCGGCTGGCGGACGAGGCCGCGGCGCGCGCCCGCGCGGTGGAAGAGGAGCTGCGCGCGACCCGTGAAGACCTCCGCGTGACGCGGGAGGAGCTGCACGCGACCCGCGACCTCTCGGCCCGCCTGGCGGCCGAACTGGCGGAGCTGCGGGCCGTA